A region of uncultured Carboxylicivirga sp. DNA encodes the following proteins:
- a CDS encoding outer membrane beta-barrel protein, whose protein sequence is MTKKIVLFVLLYSVNTYLHAQSSDSEVTKYKLGLSYSSFGSNDVFRFNELIGAASYDGDSFYNIGLIFSKPLNSWLELETGLEYSQQSILITPAYDPQNEIKPYNEDFGLIEIPVLLKLRFLKYLFINGGALISFDTNATMSVDSQNGLGGVIGIGAQYDFKCGAAIFVNPYFKLRALIGTERYQQHVAESGTRIGVTYNF, encoded by the coding sequence ATGACAAAAAAAATTGTACTATTTGTATTGCTGTATTCAGTAAATACTTATTTGCATGCTCAATCATCCGATTCTGAGGTGACCAAATATAAACTTGGTTTGTCTTATTCATCGTTTGGGAGTAATGATGTGTTTCGGTTTAATGAATTGATAGGAGCTGCCAGTTATGACGGTGATAGTTTCTATAACATCGGGTTGATATTTAGTAAGCCATTGAATTCTTGGCTTGAATTGGAAACAGGACTGGAATACTCGCAACAAAGTATTTTAATTACACCTGCTTACGATCCGCAAAATGAAATAAAACCCTATAATGAGGATTTTGGACTGATTGAAATTCCGGTGCTTTTGAAACTGCGCTTTTTAAAGTATTTGTTCATTAACGGAGGAGCATTAATCAGTTTTGATACCAACGCTACAATGTCGGTTGACAGTCAGAATGGTTTAGGAGGGGTAATAGGAATTGGAGCGCAGTATGATTTTAAATGTGGCGCCGCTATTTTTGTCAATCCTTACTTTAAACTTCGTGCATTAATAGGTACCGAAAGGTATCAACAACATGTAGCGGAATCAGGTACTCGAATTGGTGTTACTTATAACTTTTAA
- a CDS encoding metal-dependent hydrolase, translating into MDILTHGLTGMALSTAVAAQTSSSWKGKLWIGIAGGFGGILPDVDVISKWGGFDTTFGKWFNLQQSGHEIFWDTHWYSHHVFTHSVVGSLFFILIGSLIYMAYAKAFGITSLNRLVWYSIAFFMGYMGHLTEDMITPGGSWDGIAFFWPSAHFTGGWGKVWWWNNYDLFLIVVAALTINTGLIITRYKTALLTKITILAAILLFTIQIERRNHNFNLSENKEELSKELQKQYLGETIFKIMQKADDIIPVAF; encoded by the coding sequence ATGGATATACTTACACATGGTTTAACCGGAATGGCATTATCAACTGCAGTTGCAGCACAGACCTCATCAAGTTGGAAAGGTAAGCTTTGGATAGGTATTGCAGGTGGATTTGGAGGTATTCTGCCCGATGTGGATGTTATATCAAAATGGGGTGGTTTTGATACTACCTTTGGTAAGTGGTTTAACCTTCAACAAAGTGGTCATGAAATATTCTGGGATACTCATTGGTATTCGCATCATGTTTTTACCCATTCGGTTGTTGGCTCATTATTTTTTATTTTAATAGGTAGCCTCATTTACATGGCTTATGCTAAAGCATTTGGAATAACGAGTCTAAATCGATTAGTTTGGTATTCAATAGCCTTTTTTATGGGTTATATGGGACACCTCACAGAAGATATGATAACACCCGGAGGATCATGGGATGGAATAGCTTTCTTTTGGCCATCAGCCCATTTTACTGGTGGCTGGGGTAAAGTTTGGTGGTGGAATAATTACGATTTATTTCTGATTGTTGTGGCTGCGCTTACTATCAATACAGGTCTTATTATTACCCGATATAAAACCGCTTTATTAACAAAAATCACCATACTGGCAGCCATATTGCTCTTTACTATTCAGATTGAAAGACGCAATCACAATTTCAACCTCAGTGAAAACAAGGAAGAACTTTCTAAAGAATTACAAAAACAATATTTGGGTGAAACCATTTTCAAAATAATGCAAAAGGCAGATGATATTATTCCGGTAGCTTTCTAG
- a CDS encoding family 43 glycosylhydrolase gives MNRIKNALRLALLFVSSLVYAQDPIPQTYCNPLDIDYTYMIYNSAWNISYRSGADPAVVEFRGEYYMFVTRSFGYWHSTDLINWDFIRPQQWFFEGSNAPTAFNYKDSVIYFAGDPAGYGSILYTDDPKSGKWSSVASISNNIQDSELFIDDDEKTYLYWGSSNVHPIKVKQLNKDDRMLQIGEPKDLINLNEEEHGWERFGENNFHPTIKEGYMEGASMTKHNGKYYLQYAAPGTQFNVYADGAYIGDSPEGPFTYMEGNPVSFKPGGFTNGAGHGMTVKATDNQYWHFATMALASNSHWERRLCMFPTYFDAEGIMHCNTHYGDYPRFGPDHPTKAGKHCGWMLLSYKGKTTVSSSALQIKKSTADDGEFDIEEMKEEHTTDGKLISKVLTDESPKSFWVASSNDANQWVEIEMNQIGNVYALQLNYHDHESGIYTRVDGLRHRYTIEASLDGANWQTIVDKSNSFKDTPNAYITLKQPVRAKYIRYKNIEVPGKNLAMSEIRVFGLGEGKKPAKVSNYTISREADRREAVMSWNAVKGAQGYNVRWGISPDKLYHSWLVYDQAELKIPSLDKATGYYFSIEAFNENGISVSTKPVMVK, from the coding sequence ATGAACCGGATAAAGAATGCCTTGCGTTTAGCCTTACTTTTTGTTAGTTCACTTGTATATGCTCAGGATCCGATACCTCAAACCTATTGTAATCCGCTTGATATTGATTACACTTATATGATTTATAACTCCGCCTGGAATATTTCTTATCGCTCGGGAGCTGATCCGGCAGTTGTTGAGTTCAGAGGTGAATACTATATGTTTGTAACGCGTTCGTTTGGTTACTGGCATTCAACTGATTTAATTAACTGGGATTTTATTCGTCCGCAACAATGGTTTTTTGAAGGTTCCAATGCACCTACGGCATTTAATTATAAAGACTCTGTAATTTATTTTGCCGGTGATCCGGCAGGTTACGGAAGCATTCTTTATACCGATGATCCAAAATCCGGCAAATGGTCTTCTGTTGCATCCATTTCAAATAATATTCAGGATTCAGAGCTTTTTATTGATGATGATGAAAAAACTTATTTGTATTGGGGATCATCAAATGTTCATCCTATTAAAGTAAAACAACTTAATAAAGATGACCGGATGCTACAGATTGGTGAGCCAAAGGACCTGATCAATCTTAATGAAGAAGAGCATGGATGGGAACGCTTCGGTGAGAATAACTTTCATCCTACCATAAAAGAAGGTTATATGGAAGGTGCTTCAATGACCAAGCATAATGGCAAGTATTATCTTCAGTATGCTGCGCCCGGCACGCAATTTAATGTGTATGCCGATGGCGCTTATATCGGAGATTCACCAGAAGGACCCTTTACCTACATGGAAGGCAATCCGGTGAGTTTTAAACCCGGTGGATTCACCAATGGTGCCGGGCATGGAATGACCGTAAAAGCTACTGATAATCAATACTGGCATTTTGCAACCATGGCATTGGCATCCAATTCTCACTGGGAGCGTCGTTTGTGTATGTTTCCAACTTATTTTGATGCGGAAGGTATCATGCATTGCAACACACATTATGGCGATTACCCACGCTTTGGACCGGATCATCCTACAAAAGCAGGAAAGCATTGTGGCTGGATGCTTTTATCGTACAAAGGTAAAACCACCGTATCAAGTTCGGCTTTGCAAATAAAGAAAAGTACTGCTGATGATGGAGAATTCGATATTGAGGAAATGAAAGAAGAGCATACTACGGATGGTAAGCTCATATCAAAGGTTTTGACAGATGAGAGTCCTAAATCCTTTTGGGTAGCCAGCTCCAATGATGCCAACCAATGGGTAGAGATAGAAATGAATCAAATTGGTAATGTATATGCTTTGCAACTCAATTATCACGATCATGAATCAGGTATTTATACTCGTGTTGACGGTTTACGTCATCGTTATACAATTGAAGCCTCATTGGATGGTGCTAATTGGCAAACCATTGTAGATAAAAGCAATAGTTTTAAAGATACGCCCAATGCATATATTACACTGAAACAACCTGTTAGAGCTAAATATATACGGTATAAAAACATTGAGGTGCCGGGTAAGAATCTGGCCATGTCGGAGATACGTGTTTTTGGATTAGGTGAAGGTAAAAAGCCGGCCAAAGTATCCAACTATACAATCAGCCGTGAGGCAGACAGGAGAGAAGCTGTAATGTCGTGGAATGCTGTAAAGGGGGCTCAGGGGTACAATGTACGTTGGGGGATATCACCTGATAAGTTGTATCACTCATGGTTGGTTTATGATCAGGCAGAACTTAAAATACCTTCGCTGGATAAAGCAACCGGTTATTATTTCTCAATAGAGGCATTTAACGAAAATGGTATTTCAGTTTCAACAAAACCTGTTATGGTAAAATAG
- a CDS encoding glycosyl hydrolase, with amino-acid sequence MKFRHYTNICLSILFVTMLSACSVPCQQTVKVVDQNADENVIKLYQFLMQSDTLGIMLGHEDTFAYGIGWKHDGEVYTSDVYKICGDFPAVFGWDLGHIETGSPVNIDTVNFESMKKFIVKAHEMGGINTISWHPTHPLTGGSTWDTTVVVNQLLPGGALNDKFNGWISSIGNFFSDLKDSKGQSVPVIFRPFHEHNGSWFWWGDGLCSVDEYTQLWKYTVSYLRDTMSVHNVLYAYSPNIVGSKEEYLAKYPGNEWVDIMGVDVYDFPHYGINYAEVLPRNLEILKSVALEKNKPYALTETGYLNEKPAQWWTNSLLEFTKGSGIRWALIWINLEAAQYYFTFPGQPSTPDFKEFYNSEETLFVSDLPEIY; translated from the coding sequence ATGAAATTCAGACATTATACAAACATTTGTTTATCAATTCTTTTTGTTACGATGCTCTCGGCATGCAGTGTCCCATGCCAACAAACAGTAAAAGTAGTAGATCAAAATGCTGACGAAAACGTAATCAAATTGTATCAGTTTTTAATGCAGAGTGATACTTTGGGTATCATGTTAGGGCATGAAGATACTTTTGCATATGGTATCGGTTGGAAACATGATGGTGAAGTATATACCTCGGATGTTTATAAAATATGCGGTGATTTTCCGGCTGTATTCGGTTGGGATCTGGGACATATCGAAACAGGATCGCCTGTAAATATTGATACGGTGAACTTCGAATCAATGAAGAAATTTATTGTGAAAGCTCATGAAATGGGTGGCATCAATACAATTAGCTGGCATCCAACACATCCTTTAACTGGTGGCTCAACCTGGGATACCACTGTTGTTGTAAATCAGTTATTACCTGGCGGGGCTTTAAATGATAAATTCAATGGATGGATTTCGTCTATTGGTAACTTCTTTTCTGATTTAAAAGATTCAAAAGGACAAAGTGTTCCTGTTATTTTCAGGCCTTTTCATGAGCATAATGGAAGTTGGTTTTGGTGGGGTGATGGATTGTGCTCGGTAGATGAATATACCCAGTTGTGGAAATATACAGTAAGTTATCTACGCGATACTATGAGTGTGCACAATGTGCTGTATGCATATTCACCTAATATTGTAGGTTCAAAAGAAGAATACCTGGCCAAATATCCCGGCAATGAATGGGTTGATATAATGGGGGTTGATGTTTATGATTTTCCACATTATGGCATTAATTATGCCGAAGTATTACCCCGAAATCTTGAAATTCTGAAGTCAGTAGCTTTGGAGAAGAACAAACCTTATGCCTTAACCGAAACAGGTTATTTAAATGAAAAACCTGCTCAATGGTGGACCAATTCACTTTTAGAATTTACTAAAGGGTCCGGAATACGATGGGCATTAATTTGGATTAACCTTGAAGCAGCTCAGTATTATTTTACTTTTCCGGGACAACCCAGTACTCCTGATTTTAAAGAGTTCTACAATAGTGAAGAAACCTTATTTGTATCTGATTTACCAGAGATTTACTAA
- a CDS encoding NADP-dependent malic enzyme, with amino-acid sequence MASFTKQDALDYHENGKPGKIEVVPTKPYSTQHDLSLAYSPGVAEPCLEIEKNPDDIYRYTSKGNLVAVVSNGTAVLGLGNIGAAAGKPVMEGKGLLFKVFADVDVFDIEVDETNVDEFVKVVKAISPTFGGINLEDIKAPECFEIEKRLQQELDIPVFHDDQHGTAIISAAGLINALELVDKDISTIKVVVNGAGASAIMCTRLYISLGVLPKNVYMLDSKGLLTKSRDDLNKYKVEFAQDSDLVHLEDVVKDADVFLGLSKGNVLTKEMVQSMNDNPIVFALANPVPEISYEEAKAAREDVIIATGRSDYPNQINNVLGFPFIFRGALDVRAKAINEEMKKAAVYALADLAKQDVPEKVNAAYKSQNLIFGRDYIIPKPVDPRLITVVAPAVAKSAIETGVARKNIDDWEVYRIELMKRMGLFNKLVRDVTYKAKSDPKKIVFADADHFKVLKAIDIVRNEGIAQPVLLGDRNTILQLAEENKISVEGLQIIDTKEQEQKERKEKYAQMLFEKRMRKGLNKEDACRLMNDRNYFGVMMVEAGEADGFLGGFASKYADTIRPALQIVGSNNTLNHIAGMYIVMTKKGPYFFADTTVNYQPSSRTLADTTLLTVNEVKKFNIEPVVALVSYSNFGSTRQGSPLRVRKAVQYLHENYPGLLVDGEMQANYAFNAELRMKKFPFTKLGSREVNTVIFPSLSAGNIAYKMMQQLGQVEIIGPVLLGIRKPIHVLQMQSSVREIVDMASITVVDAQTKDNEIIEL; translated from the coding sequence ATGGCTTCATTTACAAAGCAGGATGCCCTTGATTACCACGAAAACGGCAAGCCTGGAAAAATCGAAGTAGTACCAACCAAACCTTACAGTACCCAACATGATTTGTCACTTGCTTATTCTCCCGGAGTAGCAGAGCCGTGTCTTGAAATTGAAAAGAATCCTGATGACATTTATCGTTATACTTCTAAGGGCAATCTGGTTGCAGTGGTTTCAAATGGAACAGCAGTACTTGGTCTGGGAAATATTGGAGCAGCAGCCGGTAAGCCGGTTATGGAAGGAAAAGGATTGCTTTTTAAGGTTTTTGCCGATGTTGATGTTTTCGATATAGAAGTCGACGAAACCAATGTGGATGAATTTGTGAAAGTTGTGAAAGCTATATCACCCACTTTTGGAGGAATCAATCTTGAAGATATTAAGGCTCCTGAATGTTTCGAAATAGAAAAACGCCTGCAGCAGGAATTGGATATTCCGGTCTTTCATGATGATCAGCATGGAACAGCTATTATTTCAGCAGCTGGTTTGATTAATGCGCTTGAACTGGTTGATAAGGATATATCAACCATAAAGGTTGTGGTTAATGGAGCCGGAGCATCTGCCATCATGTGTACCAGGTTGTACATTTCACTGGGTGTTTTACCCAAAAATGTGTACATGCTTGATAGTAAAGGTCTCCTGACTAAAAGTCGTGACGATTTAAATAAATACAAAGTTGAATTTGCTCAGGATAGTGATTTGGTTCATCTGGAGGATGTGGTTAAAGATGCTGATGTATTTTTAGGTCTCTCAAAAGGTAATGTCCTTACAAAGGAGATGGTTCAGTCGATGAACGATAATCCTATTGTATTTGCTTTGGCTAATCCTGTTCCGGAAATAAGCTACGAAGAAGCAAAGGCTGCGCGTGAAGATGTTATAATTGCAACAGGACGATCCGATTATCCTAACCAGATCAATAATGTTTTAGGTTTCCCGTTTATTTTCAGAGGCGCTTTAGATGTGAGGGCTAAAGCCATTAATGAAGAAATGAAAAAAGCTGCCGTTTATGCATTGGCTGATCTGGCAAAACAGGATGTTCCTGAAAAGGTTAATGCTGCCTATAAAAGTCAGAATCTGATCTTTGGTCGTGATTATATTATTCCCAAACCAGTCGATCCACGTTTGATCACTGTTGTTGCTCCTGCAGTAGCCAAATCAGCTATTGAAACAGGTGTTGCACGCAAGAACATAGATGATTGGGAAGTTTATCGGATTGAATTAATGAAACGTATGGGCTTATTCAATAAGCTGGTACGCGATGTAACCTATAAAGCAAAGTCTGATCCGAAGAAAATTGTTTTTGCCGATGCTGATCATTTTAAAGTGTTAAAAGCAATTGATATTGTTCGTAATGAAGGAATTGCTCAGCCGGTGCTGTTAGGTGACAGGAATACCATTCTTCAATTGGCTGAGGAAAATAAAATAAGTGTTGAAGGTTTACAGATCATCGACACTAAAGAACAGGAGCAGAAGGAAAGAAAAGAAAAATATGCGCAAATGCTCTTTGAAAAGCGGATGCGTAAAGGATTAAACAAGGAAGATGCCTGTCGTTTGATGAATGATCGTAATTACTTTGGTGTTATGATGGTGGAAGCTGGCGAAGCGGATGGTTTTCTGGGAGGTTTTGCAAGTAAATATGCCGATACCATACGTCCTGCACTTCAAATTGTAGGTTCCAATAATACCTTGAATCACATTGCGGGTATGTACATTGTGATGACCAAGAAAGGGCCTTACTTCTTTGCTGATACAACGGTTAACTATCAGCCGTCATCACGAACATTGGCCGATACTACTTTACTAACAGTAAATGAGGTAAAGAAATTTAATATCGAACCGGTTGTGGCGTTGGTTTCATACTCTAATTTCGGATCGACACGTCAGGGAAGTCCATTGAGAGTTCGAAAAGCGGTTCAGTATCTTCATGAGAATTATCCGGGCTTATTGGTCGATGGAGAAATGCAGGCCAATTATGCATTTAATGCTGAGTTAAGGATGAAGAAGTTTCCTTTTACCAAATTGGGTAGCAGAGAAGTAAATACAGTAATTTTTCCAAGTCTGAGTGCCGGTAATATTGCCTATAAAATGATGCAACAATTGGGACAGGTAGAAATCATTGGACCTGTACTTTTGGGCATACGTAAACCAATACATGTATTACAGATGCAGAGTTCAGTTCGGGAAATTGTGGATATGGCTTCGATTACAGTGGTTGATGCACAAACAAAGGATAATGAGATAATTGAATTGTAA